The Streptomyces sp. RKAG293 genome includes a region encoding these proteins:
- a CDS encoding RNA polymerase sigma factor — MPRVSEPVTVLTMEVAPVQTHPLTTVAEVVLSEPEAEPRERVPEQNHAATHPEAEDVLEAEDGREVEDGRDPAPQPGPLEPPEPLELLASEPPAPPPAPREPPGPPEPRAPRESLGSTAREPEARDPDDEADDRERRSREEAAGPSADLFRQYLREIGRIPLLTAVEEVELARRVEAGLFAEEKLNNFPDLDSQLAVDLDRLVVSGRMAKRRLIEANLRLVVSVAKRYVGRGLTMLDLVQEGNLGLIRAVEKFDYARGYKFSTYATWWIRQAMSRALADQARTIRVPVHVVELINRVVRVQRRLLQEHGYEPSTEEVAAHLELSEERVTEVLRLAQEPVSLHAPVGEEDDVALGDLIEDGDATSPVESAAFLLLREHLEAVLSTLGERERKVVQLRYGLADGRPRTLEEIGRIFGVTRERIRQIESKTLNKLRDHAFADQLRGYLD; from the coding sequence ATGCCGCGCGTCTCCGAGCCCGTGACTGTGCTCACCATGGAGGTCGCTCCCGTGCAGACCCACCCCCTGACGACCGTGGCCGAGGTGGTCTTGTCGGAACCCGAGGCCGAGCCGAGGGAACGGGTACCGGAGCAGAACCACGCCGCCACCCACCCGGAAGCGGAGGACGTCCTGGAAGCGGAGGACGGCCGGGAAGTGGAGGACGGCCGGGATCCGGCGCCGCAACCGGGGCCGCTGGAGCCACCGGAGCCGCTGGAGCTCCTGGCGTCCGAACCCCCCGCGCCGCCCCCCGCGCCCCGCGAGCCTCCAGGGCCTCCGGAGCCCCGCGCGCCCCGGGAATCCCTCGGTTCCACGGCCAGGGAACCCGAGGCCCGGGACCCCGACGACGAGGCCGACGACCGGGAGCGCCGGTCGCGCGAGGAGGCGGCGGGCCCGTCCGCTGACCTCTTCCGGCAGTACCTCCGCGAGATCGGCCGCATACCCCTGCTCACCGCCGTCGAGGAGGTCGAACTGGCCCGCCGGGTCGAGGCCGGTCTGTTCGCCGAGGAGAAGCTGAACAACTTCCCGGACCTGGACTCCCAACTCGCCGTCGACCTCGACCGGCTGGTGGTCAGCGGCCGGATGGCGAAACGCCGGCTGATCGAGGCCAACCTGCGGCTCGTCGTCTCGGTCGCCAAGCGCTACGTCGGACGCGGTCTGACCATGCTCGACCTCGTCCAGGAGGGCAACCTCGGCCTGATCCGCGCCGTCGAGAAGTTCGACTACGCCCGGGGCTACAAGTTCTCGACGTACGCGACCTGGTGGATCCGGCAGGCCATGAGCCGGGCCCTGGCCGACCAGGCCCGCACCATCCGGGTCCCGGTGCACGTCGTCGAGCTCATCAACCGCGTCGTCCGCGTCCAGCGCCGCCTGCTGCAGGAACACGGCTACGAGCCGAGCACCGAGGAGGTCGCCGCCCACCTCGAACTCTCCGAGGAGCGCGTCACCGAAGTCCTGCGGCTGGCCCAGGAACCGGTCTCCCTGCACGCCCCGGTCGGCGAGGAGGACGACGTCGCCCTCGGCGACCTCATCGAGGACGGCGACGCCACGTCCCCCGTCGAATCCGCCGCCTTCCTGCTGCTGCGCGAACACCTCGAAGCGGTGCTCTCCACCCTCGGCGAACGCGAACGCAAGGTCGTCCAGCTCCGCTACGGCCTCGCCGACGGCCGCCCCCGCACGCTGGAGGAGATCGGCCGCATCTTCGGCGTCACCCGCGAACGCATCCGCCAGATCGAGTCCAAGACCCTCAACAAACTCCGCGACCACGCCTTCGCAGACCAGCTCCGCGGCTACCTGGACTGA
- the dnaG gene encoding DNA primase, with product MAGRIKDEDVKAVRDAVPIDAVISEYLQLKNAGGGNLKGLCPFHDEKSPSFQVSPSKGLFYCFGCQEGGDTLDFVMKLDHLSFSEAVERLAAKTGIVLRYDEGGYNPGRQQGEKIRLIEAHKIAAQFFVEQLGSAEAEIGRKFLTERGFDQAAAEHFGVGYAPAGWDHLIRFLRGKGFTDKELLTSGLASEGRRGAIDRFRGRLIWPIRDITGDVIGFGARKLREDDNGPKYLNTPETPLYKKSHVLYGIDLAKKEIAKTGKAVVVEGYTDVMACHLAGVTTAIATCGTAFAEDHIKILRRLLMDNSSSHVVFTFDGDAAGQRAALRAFEDDQKFAARTSIAISPGGMDPCELRLADGDAAVRNLVEHSSPLFEFAIHSAVARHNTDTAEGRAAALEEAAPIVAGIKDTSIQHEYAVSLASKLGILDEQFVVRRVSQLARWARDRGGRGPEPRRQGQGSSGAGGSGSGGSGQGVTRPQPPRGPRLDLRSPSHRVERELLKLALQHPHLVSPAFDAYGEDEFTAPPYAAVRHAIAEAGGTEHADDGYLARVREVAPDDTVRILVTELAVEATHTRRAPDEVYAGMQLVAVRRQAVERRISEVRANLTRLGPRAGADDLSAVQNELWALQQYGQRLREQGTAAL from the coding sequence GTGGCAGGCAGGATCAAGGATGAGGACGTCAAGGCGGTCCGGGACGCGGTCCCGATCGACGCCGTCATCTCGGAGTACCTGCAGCTCAAGAACGCGGGTGGGGGGAACCTGAAAGGGCTCTGTCCCTTTCATGATGAAAAGTCCCCGTCGTTCCAGGTAAGCCCCTCGAAGGGGCTCTTCTACTGCTTCGGCTGCCAAGAGGGCGGCGACACGCTCGACTTCGTCATGAAGCTCGACCACCTCTCCTTCTCCGAGGCCGTCGAGCGGCTGGCCGCAAAGACCGGCATCGTGCTGCGGTACGACGAGGGCGGGTACAACCCCGGCCGCCAGCAGGGCGAGAAGATCCGGCTCATCGAGGCGCACAAGATCGCCGCGCAGTTCTTCGTCGAGCAGCTCGGCAGCGCCGAGGCCGAGATCGGCCGCAAGTTCCTCACCGAGCGGGGCTTCGACCAGGCCGCGGCGGAGCACTTCGGCGTCGGATACGCGCCCGCCGGCTGGGACCATCTCATCCGCTTCCTGCGCGGCAAGGGCTTCACCGACAAGGAACTGCTCACGTCCGGGCTGGCCAGCGAGGGCCGCCGTGGCGCGATCGACCGCTTCCGCGGCCGGCTGATCTGGCCGATCCGCGACATCACCGGTGACGTGATCGGCTTCGGCGCCCGCAAGCTCCGCGAGGACGACAACGGGCCCAAGTACCTGAACACCCCCGAGACGCCGCTCTACAAGAAGTCGCATGTGCTGTACGGCATCGACCTCGCCAAGAAGGAGATCGCCAAGACCGGCAAGGCCGTCGTCGTCGAGGGGTACACCGACGTCATGGCCTGCCACCTCGCGGGCGTCACCACCGCCATCGCCACCTGTGGCACCGCCTTCGCCGAGGACCACATCAAGATCCTCCGCCGGCTGCTGATGGACAACTCCAGCTCGCACGTCGTCTTCACCTTCGACGGGGACGCGGCCGGCCAGCGGGCCGCGCTGCGCGCCTTCGAGGACGACCAGAAGTTCGCCGCCCGCACCTCCATCGCGATCAGCCCCGGCGGCATGGACCCGTGCGAGCTGCGGCTCGCCGACGGTGACGCGGCCGTGCGCAACCTCGTCGAGCACTCCTCGCCGCTCTTCGAGTTCGCCATCCACAGCGCCGTCGCCCGGCACAACACCGACACCGCCGAGGGCCGCGCCGCCGCCCTGGAGGAAGCCGCACCGATCGTCGCCGGGATCAAGGACACCTCCATCCAGCACGAGTACGCGGTGTCGCTCGCCTCCAAGCTCGGCATCCTGGACGAACAGTTCGTCGTCCGCCGGGTCTCCCAGCTCGCCCGCTGGGCCCGCGACCGCGGCGGCCGCGGACCGGAACCGCGCCGTCAGGGCCAGGGCTCGAGCGGTGCAGGGGGATCCGGATCGGGCGGTTCGGGCCAGGGCGTCACCCGCCCGCAGCCGCCGCGCGGCCCCCGGCTGGATCTGCGCAGCCCCTCCCACCGGGTGGAGCGCGAGCTGCTCAAGCTCGCCCTCCAGCACCCGCACCTGGTCTCCCCGGCCTTCGACGCCTACGGCGAGGACGAGTTCACCGCCCCGCCGTACGCCGCCGTCCGGCACGCCATCGCCGAGGCCGGTGGCACCGAGCACGCGGACGACGGCTACCTCGCCCGGGTCCGGGAGGTCGCCCCGGACGACACCGTCCGGATCCTCGTCACCGAACTGGCCGTCGAAGCCACCCACACCCGGCGGGCCCCCGATGAGGTCTACGCGGGCATGCAGCTCGTCGCCGTCCGGCGGCAGGCCGTCGAGCGCCGCATCAGCGAGGTCCGCGCCAATCTGACCCGGCTCGGCCCGCGCGCCGGTGCGGATGATCTCAGCGCCGTCCAGAACGAGTTGTGGGCGCTGCAGCAGTACGGCCAGCGGCTGCGCGAACAGGGCACCGCGGCGCTGTAG
- a CDS encoding glycoside hydrolase family 9 protein has translation MPHKHSRRRGLGLAAGAATATAAVVAALLSGGAGSAEAATTGQVRVNQVGYDGSGAKEAFLLAKGAVSGATWKLLDSTGATAATGRTGTSQGSWNSAYPAVYLIDFSSVQAAGTYHLEVSGAATGASPAFTIGSAKAVYGKPAADATTFFQAQRDGRDVIPGSLKRQPSHLNDAHASVYDWPKFTSGDGDTISKAPVKLGGTVDAEGGWFDAGDYLKFTETTTYAAATLQIAARETGASPTSALGAEAQHGLDWLDKMWDGDTKTLYIQVGLGSGTDSGSVVGDHDVWRLPQKDDADTANAFLRNRPVFRAGAPGSKLSPNQAGRLAADFALGAQRYAASDPAKAKSYLAAAAQVYALADTKPGKLVTTVPYAYYPETSWQDDLAFGGAELALAAQQLGDSRAAGWLQQSAAWAKAYGTTGDTLNMYDTSALAYTDLARAIKAAGNPAGLPVSYDTLVANLKAQIASGQARAAKDPFHAGAVYNDFDADSHTLGLAATTRLYRGLTGDTSVNRFAVQQLDWLLGANAWGTSFMVGSGTTYPKCTAGQLGNLAGSLDGKAPVDTGAIVNGPNGTAQFADGLGDYLDAMRKCQPGGADPFGTFTGHGSRYVDDVRSWQSSEPALDMDASGLLAFYLSS, from the coding sequence ATGCCCCACAAGCACAGTCGACGACGCGGACTCGGCCTCGCGGCAGGTGCGGCCACGGCCACCGCCGCCGTCGTCGCGGCCCTGCTGAGCGGCGGCGCGGGTTCCGCCGAGGCCGCCACCACCGGACAGGTCCGGGTCAACCAGGTCGGCTACGACGGCAGCGGCGCCAAGGAGGCGTTCCTGCTGGCGAAGGGCGCCGTCTCGGGCGCCACCTGGAAGCTGCTCGACAGTACCGGAGCGACCGCCGCCACCGGTAGGACCGGCACGAGCCAGGGCAGCTGGAACAGCGCCTACCCGGCCGTCTACCTGATCGACTTCAGCTCCGTACAGGCCGCCGGCACCTACCACCTGGAGGTCAGCGGCGCGGCCACCGGCGCCTCGCCCGCCTTCACCATCGGCAGCGCGAAGGCCGTCTACGGCAAGCCCGCCGCCGATGCCACCACCTTCTTCCAGGCCCAGCGCGACGGCCGGGACGTCATACCCGGGTCGCTGAAGCGCCAGCCGTCCCATCTCAACGACGCGCACGCCAGCGTCTACGACTGGCCCAAGTTCACCAGCGGCGACGGCGACACGATCTCCAAGGCGCCGGTCAAGCTCGGCGGCACCGTCGACGCCGAGGGCGGCTGGTTCGACGCGGGCGACTACCTGAAGTTCACCGAGACCACGACGTACGCCGCCGCCACGCTGCAGATCGCCGCCCGTGAGACCGGCGCCTCCCCCACGTCCGCGCTCGGCGCCGAGGCGCAGCACGGCCTGGACTGGCTCGACAAGATGTGGGACGGCGACACCAAGACCCTCTACATCCAGGTCGGCCTCGGCTCGGGAACCGACAGCGGCAGCGTCGTCGGCGACCACGACGTCTGGCGGCTGCCGCAGAAGGACGACGCCGACACCGCCAACGCCTTCCTGCGCAACCGCCCGGTGTTCCGGGCCGGCGCCCCCGGCTCCAAGCTCAGCCCCAACCAGGCCGGCCGGCTCGCCGCCGACTTCGCGCTCGGCGCGCAGCGCTACGCCGCCTCGGACCCCGCGAAGGCCAAGAGCTATCTGGCGGCCGCCGCGCAGGTCTACGCGCTCGCGGACACCAAGCCCGGCAAGCTCGTCACGACCGTCCCCTACGCGTACTACCCGGAGACCAGCTGGCAGGACGACCTGGCCTTCGGCGGCGCCGAGCTGGCGCTGGCCGCGCAGCAGCTGGGCGACTCCCGCGCCGCCGGCTGGCTCCAGCAGTCGGCCGCCTGGGCGAAGGCGTACGGCACGACCGGCGACACGCTCAACATGTACGACACCAGCGCGCTCGCCTACACGGACCTGGCGCGCGCCATCAAGGCGGCGGGGAACCCGGCCGGGCTGCCGGTCTCGTACGACACCCTGGTCGCGAACCTCAAGGCGCAGATCGCCTCGGGGCAGGCCCGCGCCGCCAAGGACCCGTTCCACGCCGGCGCGGTCTACAACGACTTCGACGCCGACTCGCACACCCTCGGCCTCGCGGCCACCACCCGGCTGTACCGGGGGCTGACCGGCGACACCTCCGTCAACCGGTTCGCCGTCCAGCAGCTCGACTGGCTGCTCGGCGCCAACGCCTGGGGCACGTCCTTCATGGTCGGCTCGGGCACCACCTACCCCAAGTGCACGGCGGGGCAGCTCGGCAATCTCGCCGGGAGCCTGGACGGCAAGGCGCCGGTGGACACCGGTGCGATCGTCAACGGGCCCAACGGGACCGCGCAGTTCGCCGACGGGCTGGGCGACTACCTGGACGCCATGCGCAAGTGCCAGCCCGGCGGCGCGGACCCGTTCGGGACCTTCACCGGGCACGGAAGTCGCTATGTCGACGACGTCCGGTCCTGGCAGAGTTCGGAGCCCGCGCTCGACATGGACGCCTCCGGGCTGCTGGCGTTCTACCTGTCGAGCTGA
- a CDS encoding GNAT family N-acetyltransferase has product MRTAVVPVEEIFELRWAVLRTGLPRETAIYPEDSREPTFHIAAYDDEGAVQACVTFFPDTLPGEGAAAYRFRGMGSAPEVRGQGYGAAVLRAGLAEAAVRGAELVWCNGRTSAQGFYEHLGFTATGEEFIVEPSGPHYIFMIKTAG; this is encoded by the coding sequence ATGCGCACGGCCGTCGTACCCGTCGAGGAGATCTTCGAGCTGCGCTGGGCGGTGCTCCGCACCGGCCTGCCCCGCGAGACCGCGATCTACCCGGAGGACTCCCGCGAGCCCACCTTCCACATCGCGGCCTACGACGACGAGGGCGCTGTCCAGGCGTGCGTCACCTTCTTCCCCGACACGCTGCCCGGCGAAGGCGCCGCCGCCTACCGCTTCCGGGGTATGGGCAGCGCCCCCGAGGTGCGCGGCCAGGGCTACGGCGCGGCCGTGCTGCGGGCCGGCCTCGCCGAGGCCGCGGTGCGCGGCGCCGAGCTGGTGTGGTGCAACGGCCGTACGTCCGCCCAGGGCTTCTACGAGCACCTCGGTTTCACCGCGACCGGCGAGGAGTTCATCGTCGAACCGAGCGGACCGCACTACATATTCATGATCAAGACAGCCGGCTGA
- a CDS encoding FAD-dependent oxidoreductase, with protein sequence MVDADQTIVIVGAGLAGAKAAETLRSEGFTGRVILIGDEREHPYERPPLSKGFLIGSAERDSVFVQQTAWYAEHDIELHLGQPVVHLDPAARTVRLGDGTVLPYDKLLLATGAEPRRLDIPGTELAGVHHLRRLSHAERLKHVLTSLGRENGHIVIAGAGWIGLEVAAAARGYGAEVTIVEPEPTPLYSVLGPELGGVFADLHREHGVRFHFGTKLTGISGQDGMVLAALTDDGEEHPAHDVLAAIGAAPRTALAEAAGLTLAERSVGGGIAVDASLRTSDSNIYAAGDVANIEHPLSGGRLRVEHWANALNSGPAAARAMLGRDVSYDRVPYFFSDQYDLGMEFSGHAAPGSYDQVVCRGDVGKREFIAFWLSEGRVLAGMNVNVWDVTDPIQQLIRSGRTVDPDRLSDPTVPLASFLE encoded by the coding sequence GTGGTGGACGCAGACCAGACCATCGTCATCGTCGGAGCGGGACTGGCCGGCGCCAAGGCGGCGGAAACCCTCCGGTCGGAGGGCTTCACCGGGCGGGTGATCCTGATCGGCGACGAGCGCGAGCACCCGTACGAGCGGCCACCCCTGTCCAAGGGCTTTCTGATCGGCAGCGCGGAACGCGACTCGGTCTTCGTCCAGCAGACCGCCTGGTACGCGGAGCACGACATCGAGCTGCACCTCGGCCAGCCGGTCGTGCACCTCGACCCCGCGGCCAGGACCGTACGGCTCGGGGACGGCACCGTCCTCCCGTACGACAAGCTGCTGCTCGCCACCGGCGCCGAGCCGCGCCGGCTGGACATCCCCGGTACCGAACTGGCCGGCGTCCACCACCTGCGGCGGCTCTCGCACGCGGAGCGCCTCAAGCACGTACTGACCTCGCTCGGCCGCGAGAACGGCCATATCGTCATCGCCGGCGCGGGCTGGATCGGCCTGGAGGTCGCCGCCGCCGCGCGCGGCTACGGCGCCGAGGTCACCATCGTGGAGCCCGAGCCGACGCCGCTGTACTCGGTGCTCGGCCCCGAGCTCGGCGGGGTCTTCGCCGATCTGCACCGCGAGCACGGCGTCCGCTTCCACTTCGGCACGAAGCTCACCGGGATCTCCGGCCAGGACGGCATGGTGCTGGCCGCCCTCACCGACGACGGCGAGGAGCACCCCGCCCACGACGTGCTGGCCGCGATCGGTGCCGCTCCCCGCACCGCACTCGCCGAGGCCGCCGGGCTGACCCTCGCCGAACGCTCGGTGGGCGGCGGTATCGCCGTGGACGCGTCGCTGCGCACGTCTGACTCGAACATCTACGCGGCCGGCGACGTCGCCAACATCGAGCACCCGCTCTCCGGCGGCCGGCTGCGCGTCGAGCACTGGGCCAACGCCCTCAACAGCGGCCCGGCCGCCGCCCGCGCCATGCTCGGCCGGGACGTCAGCTACGACCGGGTGCCGTACTTCTTCTCCGACCAGTACGACCTGGGCATGGAGTTCTCCGGCCATGCCGCGCCGGGCAGCTACGACCAGGTGGTGTGCAGGGGCGACGTCGGCAAGCGGGAGTTCATCGCCTTCTGGCTCAGCGAGGGACGCGTGCTGGCCGGGATGAACGTCAACGTCTGGGACGTCACCGACCCGATCCAGCAGCTGATCCGCTCGGGCCGTACCGTCGACCCCGACCGGCTGTCCGACCCCACCGTGCCGCTAGCCTCCTTCCTGGAATGA
- a CDS encoding deoxyguanosinetriphosphate triphosphohydrolase translates to MEANYRTDAAAAHLGPYERYGPYGDADTDRYVTEPDKRPGRTAFQRDRARVLHSAALRRLAGKTQVVDPGSALMNTSPRTRLTHSLECAQVGRELGAALGSDPDLIETACLAHDLGHPPFGHNGEQVLAEVAEACGGFEGNAQSLRLLTRIEPKRFMRDADGTMVSVGLNLTRAALDAATKYPWPRGGHPTNPGSPKFGAYEDDLPVFDWLRAGAPEDRQCFEAQVMDWADDVAYSVHDVEDGLHAGHLDPNLLLADAERADIFDCAGERYAADATPDELAEALDRLLEQAWWPHGYDGSAISQARLKDATSQLIGRFCLAAERATREAYGTGRLTRYRAELVVPREQRLECAVLKAVADRYVMQRASQERRRAEQRILISELSEALLARAPEGLDPQFRGIFDEAADDSARLRAVVDQIASLTDATATALHARLTTGRSARLL, encoded by the coding sequence ATGGAAGCGAACTACCGGACCGACGCGGCGGCCGCGCACCTCGGGCCGTACGAGCGGTACGGGCCGTACGGGGACGCCGATACCGACCGCTATGTGACCGAGCCCGACAAGCGGCCGGGCCGTACCGCGTTCCAGCGCGACCGGGCGCGAGTGCTGCACTCGGCCGCGCTGCGCCGGCTGGCGGGCAAGACCCAGGTGGTCGACCCGGGCTCGGCCCTGATGAACACGAGCCCGCGCACCCGCCTCACGCACTCGCTGGAGTGCGCGCAGGTGGGCCGGGAGCTGGGCGCCGCGCTCGGCAGCGACCCCGACCTCATCGAGACGGCGTGTCTGGCGCACGACCTCGGCCACCCGCCCTTCGGGCACAACGGCGAGCAGGTGCTGGCCGAGGTCGCCGAGGCGTGCGGCGGCTTCGAGGGCAACGCGCAGTCGCTGCGGCTGCTGACCCGGATCGAGCCGAAGCGCTTCATGCGGGACGCCGACGGCACGATGGTGAGCGTCGGCCTGAACCTCACCCGTGCCGCCCTGGACGCCGCCACGAAGTACCCGTGGCCCCGCGGCGGCCACCCCACGAACCCCGGCAGCCCCAAGTTCGGGGCCTACGAGGACGATCTGCCGGTCTTCGACTGGCTGCGGGCGGGCGCCCCCGAGGACCGGCAGTGCTTCGAGGCCCAGGTCATGGACTGGGCCGACGACGTCGCGTACTCGGTGCACGACGTGGAGGACGGCCTGCACGCCGGCCACCTCGACCCGAACCTGCTGCTCGCCGACGCCGAGCGCGCCGACATCTTCGACTGCGCGGGGGAGCGGTACGCGGCCGACGCCACCCCCGACGAGCTGGCCGAGGCCCTCGACAGGCTCCTGGAGCAGGCGTGGTGGCCGCATGGCTACGACGGCTCGGCCATCTCCCAGGCCCGGCTGAAGGACGCCACCTCGCAGCTCATCGGCCGGTTCTGCCTGGCCGCCGAGCGCGCCACCCGCGAGGCGTACGGCACCGGGCGGCTCACCCGGTACCGCGCCGAGCTGGTCGTGCCGCGCGAACAGCGCCTGGAGTGCGCCGTCCTCAAGGCGGTCGCCGACCGCTACGTCATGCAGCGCGCCTCGCAGGAGCGCCGCCGCGCCGAGCAGCGGATCCTCATCTCGGAGCTGTCGGAAGCGCTGCTGGCGCGCGCCCCCGAGGGCCTGGACCCGCAGTTCCGCGGCATCTTCGACGAGGCGGCGGACGACAGCGCGCGGCTGCGCGCCGTCGTCGACCAGATCGCGTCGCTCACCGACGCGACGGCCACGGCACTGCACGCCCGCCTCACGACGGGCCGGTCCGCCCGGCTGCTGTGA
- a CDS encoding sirohydrochlorin chelatase: MTASTAHPHPHPESGQAPAGGFGSSDSPDSPDSPDSTDGSGLSGSFDSTAQLLNRITAQLSSQLSHVTLTAVPRGPALVAVAHGSRDPAARRTVRALLDRVRALRPGLPVHLGHIELNEPLLDDTLAALRGDVVLVPLLLGHGYHVKQDIPQALARAPHLRGLTAVPLGPHPLLAETLHVRLAEAGWRKGLRRAGVVLAAAGSHDPDWPADTARTAELLSHRLGGAPVLPAYASGTGPSVEEAVGALTARGHRVAVASYFTAPGRFATQTSAVAPWIAAAPLGAHSAMARLVLHRYDQALATAGRTAPLHLASA, encoded by the coding sequence ATGACGGCGTCGACAGCGCATCCGCACCCGCACCCGGAGTCCGGCCAGGCCCCGGCCGGCGGCTTCGGCAGCTCCGACAGTCCCGACAGCCCGGACAGTCCCGACAGCACCGACGGCTCCGGCCTGTCCGGCAGCTTCGACAGTACGGCGCAGCTCCTGAACCGGATCACCGCTCAACTCAGCAGCCAGCTCTCCCACGTCACCCTCACCGCGGTCCCGCGCGGCCCGGCACTCGTCGCCGTGGCGCACGGCAGCCGTGACCCCGCGGCGCGCCGCACCGTGCGCGCGCTCCTCGACCGGGTCCGGGCGCTGCGCCCCGGCCTGCCCGTCCACCTCGGGCACATCGAGCTGAACGAGCCGCTGCTCGACGACACCCTCGCCGCGCTGCGCGGCGATGTGGTGCTCGTGCCGCTGCTGCTCGGCCACGGCTACCACGTCAAGCAGGACATCCCGCAGGCGCTGGCCCGCGCCCCGCACCTGCGCGGGCTGACCGCCGTGCCGCTCGGCCCGCATCCGCTGCTCGCCGAGACGCTGCACGTGCGCCTCGCGGAGGCCGGCTGGCGCAAGGGCCTGCGGCGCGCGGGCGTCGTGCTGGCGGCCGCCGGCTCCCACGACCCCGACTGGCCGGCCGACACCGCCCGCACCGCCGAACTCCTCAGCCACCGGCTCGGCGGCGCCCCCGTGCTGCCCGCCTACGCCTCCGGCACCGGGCCGTCCGTCGAGGAGGCGGTCGGGGCGCTGACCGCACGCGGCCACCGGGTCGCGGTCGCCTCGTACTTCACCGCACCCGGGCGGTTCGCCACCCAGACGTCCGCCGTGGCGCCCTGGATCGCGGCGGCGCCGCTGGGCGCGCACAGCGCCATGGCCCGCCTGGTGCTGCACCGCTACGACCAGGCGCTGGCCACCGCCGGCCGGACCGCGCCGCTGCACCTCGCCAGCGCGTAA
- a CDS encoding gamma-glutamylcyclotransferase family protein, translated as MTPPPPSRLPFFVYGTLRPGQANHLLVEGRTAPPRPAVLPGALLYAGPGYPYAVADPATGPVTVTVHGELLDVLPGQYDTVLADLDRLEDHVPGARGNLYERLAVRVVCEGQGCDAWVYLAGEELARTLRASGRIIPGGDWVRAQRAHRPS; from the coding sequence TTGACCCCGCCGCCCCCGTCCCGCCTGCCCTTCTTCGTCTACGGGACGCTGCGTCCCGGCCAGGCCAACCACCTGCTGGTGGAGGGCCGTACCGCGCCGCCGAGACCCGCCGTACTGCCCGGCGCGCTGCTGTACGCCGGTCCCGGCTACCCGTACGCGGTCGCCGATCCGGCCACCGGACCCGTCACCGTCACCGTGCACGGTGAGCTGCTGGACGTCCTGCCCGGCCAGTACGACACCGTCCTCGCCGACCTCGACCGGCTGGAGGACCACGTTCCGGGCGCGCGCGGGAACCTCTACGAGCGGCTGGCGGTGCGCGTGGTCTGCGAAGGACAGGGGTGCGACGCCTGGGTCTATCTCGCGGGGGAGGAGCTGGCCCGGACGCTGCGGGCGTCGGGGCGGATCATCCCGGGCGGCGACTGGGTCCGCGCCCAGCGGGCTCACAGGCCGTCCTGA
- a CDS encoding vancomycin high temperature exclusion protein, producing the protein MEPGRIRAAVPAVLRRLRPPRTRRGRRLLLQAVMACCVLALLPATWLQASADGRVRAVADVPPEPVAVVFGAGLADGKPTPYLAHRLDAGAELYRTHKVRAILVTGDNSRTDYNEPGAMLGYLEQQGVPASKVVLDYAGFDTWDSCSRAKRIFGVDRAILVSQGFHIRRALALCDAAGVEGYGVGVDEPHDVTWFYGGGRELVAATKAALDVVVKPDPVFLGPREPGVTRALTADPAAR; encoded by the coding sequence ATGGAGCCGGGCCGGATACGTGCGGCGGTGCCCGCCGTGCTGCGCAGGCTGCGCCCGCCGCGGACCCGGCGCGGCCGCCGGCTCCTCCTGCAAGCCGTGATGGCCTGCTGCGTTCTGGCGCTGCTGCCCGCGACCTGGCTTCAGGCCTCGGCGGACGGGCGGGTGCGGGCCGTCGCCGACGTACCGCCGGAGCCGGTGGCGGTGGTGTTCGGCGCGGGCCTGGCGGACGGGAAGCCGACGCCGTATCTCGCGCACCGGCTGGACGCGGGCGCCGAGCTGTACCGGACCCACAAGGTCCGGGCGATCCTGGTGACCGGCGACAACAGCCGCACCGACTACAACGAGCCGGGCGCGATGCTCGGCTATCTGGAACAGCAGGGCGTGCCCGCGTCGAAGGTCGTGCTGGACTACGCGGGCTTCGACACCTGGGACTCGTGCAGCCGCGCCAAGCGGATCTTCGGGGTGGACCGGGCGATCCTCGTCAGCCAGGGCTTCCACATCCGGCGGGCGCTCGCGCTGTGCGACGCGGCGGGCGTCGAGGGGTACGGCGTCGGCGTCGACGAACCGCACGACGTGACGTGGTTCTACGGCGGCGGGCGCGAGCTCGTCGCGGCGACCAAGGCGGCGCTGGACGTCGTGGTCAAGCCCGACCCGGTCTTCCTCGGCCCCAGGGAGCCGGGCGTGACGCGGGCGCTGACCGCGGACCCGGCGGCCCGCTGA